CGGAGTTGCCGCGCTATGACATGCCCCCGCGGTTTGACGGGCCCGATGACCTGCCTCCCCCGCCTCCGCCGATGTTTTGATGAATACACGCCCCGCTCTTGGAGCGGGGCGTGTTGTTGCGCTTGCCATTTCCCAAAAACGTGCTACCATACCAGTAGGCTAGTTATACGAAAGGTAGACTAGCTATTTTTTCTACCTACAAAAGCCTATGTCAAAAGAAGTGCTACAAGCCATCAAAGCCATTTGCGACGAAAAGCACATCTCCGTGGAGAGCGTGCTTTCCACTATTGAGCAGGCGCTGGCCGCCGCTTTCCGCAAAGACTTCGGGAATCGCATGCAGAACCTGAAGGTTGATTTTAATCCGGAAACCATGGCCATCAAGGTCTATGACGTAAAAACCGTGGTAGAGGATCAGGAACTGGACGAAGAGGGGAACGTGATCGGCGCAGAAGGCGAGACCATTGAAAAGACGGAAGAGAAGCCCGAAGAGAAAAAAGAGGGCCAAGCTTCTGCGGCAATTGAGGGCGAAGAGGAAGAAGAGCGGTTCAACCCAAAGACGCAGATTATGATTTCGCAAGCCCGCGAGATTAAGCCGGGCGCTGAACTCGGCGAGGAGCTGGTGCAGGAGCTTGAGGTTCCGGGCGAGTTCGGCCGCATGGCCGCGCAGACCGCGAAGCAGGTCATTATCCAGCGCCTGCGCGAGGCAGAGCGCGAGGTCGTGTTCAACGAGTACAAGGACAAAGAGGGAACGCTCATCAACGGCACGATCCAGCGCATTGAGGCGGGCAACGTGTTGGTTGACATTGGCCAGGCAACGGCCATCATGCCGCCTTCCGAGCAGGTGCGGAGCGAACACTACTCTTCCGGATCGCAGCTGCGCTTTTTCATCAAATCAGTCGCAACCTCAAGCCGCGGGCCCGAGGTGATTGTTTCGCGCAGCGCGCGCGAGCTGGTGCGCCGATTGTTTGAAATGGAAGTTCCGGAAATCGCGGATGGTGCCGTGCTCATCAAGTCAATCGCCCGCGAGCCGGGGAGCCGCTCAAAGATAGCGGTTACTACCTCCGCAGATAATGTGGATCCGGTGGGTTCGTGCGTGGGCCAGCGCGGCACGCGCGTGCAGTTCATCATCAACGAGCTGGGCGGAGAAAAAATTGATATTATTGAGTGGGACGCGGACGACATCCAGTTCATTAAGAACGCGCTTTCCCCTGCAAAGGTGGCTGATGTTGCTCTGCACGAGGAAGCCCGGACCGCGGAAGCGTTCGTGGCCGCTGACCAGTTTTCTTTGGCCATCGGCAAGCAGGGACAGAACGTCCGGCTCGCGTCCAGCTTGACCGGATGGAGGATTGATATTAAGCCAGCCCAAGGCGTTGCCGCCCCCGAAGCTCCGGCAAAGGGGCCCCAAGAGCCCGGAGCGCCGGAAGAGGCTGGAAAAAAAGAAGAGGCCGCACGCTCAAACGGGGAAGCCGAACACGTGGAAGTGCCCAAGCCGGAAGTGCCCAAGCCAAAGGAGGAACCAACGTCAGATACATAATTAAGGGATACCTACTATGTCTACGTATCTTCTTTTTTCACTCGCGTCCTCGGTGCTCGCCATTTTTGCGGGTACCGTGCTTGCGGCATGGGTGCTCGGGCGCAAAGCAGGGGACCAAAAAATGCAGGAGATTGCCGTTGCGATCCAGAAAGGATCAAAGGCGTACCTCAACCGGCAGTACCGGACCATTGCGGTTGTGGCGTTTCTGGCATTTTTCGCGATTGGCTTTGGGCTGTCCTGGAACATGGCGTGGGGCTTTTTGGTCGGCTCGGTGTTCAGCGCGGTTGCGGGGTATGCGGGCATGAACGTGGCCGTGCGCGCGAACGTGCGGGTTGCGCACGCGGCAAGCCGCGGGCTTTCCAAGGCAATGGCAGTCGCGGTGCGCGGCGGGGCAGTAACCGGATTTTTGGTTGCGGGCTTGGCCTTGCTCGGCGTTGCCGGGTTCTACTCTTTGAATAAGGATGTGAACGCGCTCATCGGCCTCGGGTTCGGCGGGAGCCTTATTTCCATTTTCGCGCGCCTCGGAGGGGGCATCTACACCAAGGCGGCTGACGTGGGCGCGGATCTTGTAGGCAAGGTGGAAAAGAACATTCCCGAAGACGACCCCCGCAACCCGGCCGTGATCGCGGACAATGTCGGCGACAATGTCGGCGACACCGCGGGCATGGCCGCTGATTTGTTTGAAACCTATGCCGTAACCATGGTTGCGGCCATGCTCCTTGGCACGCTCCTGTTTCCTGATTTTGAGAATGCGGTCCTGTACCCGCTCGTTTTGGGCGGCATATCCCTTATCGCGTCAATTATCGGGCTCTTGTTCGTGCGCCTCGGAAGCCGCGAAAACATCAT
This window of the Parcubacteria group bacterium genome carries:
- the nusA gene encoding transcription termination/antitermination protein NusA, which gives rise to MSKEVLQAIKAICDEKHISVESVLSTIEQALAAAFRKDFGNRMQNLKVDFNPETMAIKVYDVKTVVEDQELDEEGNVIGAEGETIEKTEEKPEEKKEGQASAAIEGEEEEERFNPKTQIMISQAREIKPGAELGEELVQELEVPGEFGRMAAQTAKQVIIQRLREAEREVVFNEYKDKEGTLINGTIQRIEAGNVLVDIGQATAIMPPSEQVRSEHYSSGSQLRFFIKSVATSSRGPEVIVSRSARELVRRLFEMEVPEIADGAVLIKSIAREPGSRSKIAVTTSADNVDPVGSCVGQRGTRVQFIINELGGEKIDIIEWDADDIQFIKNALSPAKVADVALHEEARTAEAFVAADQFSLAIGKQGQNVRLASSLTGWRIDIKPAQGVAAPEAPAKGPQEPGAPEEAGKKEEAARSNGEAEHVEVPKPEVPKPKEEPTSDT